From a region of the Danio aesculapii chromosome 4, fDanAes4.1, whole genome shotgun sequence genome:
- the aebp2 gene encoding zinc finger protein AEBP2, which translates to MASTTSDASEQESANPSEKNGDGSESGLRAADPEPAVKMDEADTDEKPGGHEPAKQSPEDATRDGANDEDGETVKEQQKSPGSADGTAERMKREQREEESASSPAEKNGGGTGMKRRASLEMMSSSSDGEPLSRMDSEDSINSTLMDMESIASSGRSTPAMMNGLGGASSSTKGSSYPCCWDQCHMLFNTSPDLAEHIRGVHVDGQRGGVFVCLWKGCKVYNTPSTSQSWLQRHMLSHSGDKPFKCVVGGCNATFASQGGLARHVPTHFSSQNSSKLSSQTKVKEESPSKAGINKRRKLKYKRRRSLPRPHDFFDAQTMDAIRHRAICLNLATHIESQGKGHSVVFHSTVIARRKEDSGKVKVLLHWMPEDILPDSWVSESDRPQLKTKVVHLSQLPQDTAVLLDPNIYRMFF; encoded by the exons ATGGCTTCGACGACCTCCGACGCCTCCGAGCAAGAGTCGGCCAACCCGAGCGAGAAAAACGGCGACGGGAGCGAGTCGGGCCTGCGCGCCGCCGATCCGGAACCGGCCGTTAAGATGGACGAAGCGGACACGGACGAGAAGCCCGGTGGACACGAGCCTGCAAAACAAAGCCCGGAGGACGCCACGCGGGACGGGGCTAATGATGAAGACGGGGAGACCGTAAAGGAGCAGCAGAAGAGCCCCGGTAGCGCGGACGGGACGGCGGAGCGGATGAAGAGAGAACAAAGGGAGGAGGAGAGCGCGTCCTCACCGGCGGAGAAAAACGGCGGCGGCACCGGAATGAAGCGCCGCGCGAGTCTGGAAATGATGAGCTCGTCTTCGGACGGAGAGCCGCTCAGCCGCATGGACTCGGAGGACAG TATTAACAGTACTCTTATGGACATGGAGAGCATTGCGTCCAGCGGTCGCTCTACCCCGGCTATGATGAATGGTCTCGGTGGGGCGTCTTCCTCCACTAAGGGCTCATCTTACCCCTGCTGCTGGGATCAGTGCCACATGCTGTTCAACACCAGCCCGGACCTGGCCGAACACATCCGCGGAGTGCATGTGGATGGACAGCGTGGCGGG GTTTTCGTGTGTCTTTGGAAGGGCTGTAAGGTGTATAACACACCGTCTACCAGTCAAAGCTGGCTCCAGAGACACATGCTGTCACACAGTGGAGACAAACCATTCAAG TGTGTGGTGGGTGGTTGCAATGCCACCTTCGCCTCCCAGGGGGGGCTAGCGCGCCATGTGCCAACCCACTTTAGCTCCCAGAATTCCTCCAAACTCTCAAGCCAAACCAAGGTCAAGGAAGAATCTCCTTCCAAAGCGGGCATCAACAAACGGAGGAAGCTCAAGTACAAGCGGCGGCGGTCCTTGC CGCGACcgcatgacttttttgatgctcAGACTATGGATGCAATCCGTCATCGCGCCATCTGCCTCAATCTAGCAACCCATATTGAGAGCCAGGGCAAAGGCCACAGCGTTGTGTTTCACAGTACG GTGATCGCCAGGCGGAAGGAGGATTCTGGGAAGGTGAAGGTGCTGCTTCACTGGATGCCAGAGGACAT ACTTCCAGATTCCTGGGTCAGTGAGAGTGACCGTCCTCAGCTGAAGACCAAAGTGGTCCACCTTTCACAGCTTCCTCAGGACACAGCGGTTCTGCTGGACCCAAACATCTACAG GATGTTTTTCTAG